Sequence from the Ooceraea biroi isolate clonal line C1 chromosome 5, Obir_v5.4, whole genome shotgun sequence genome:
AAAAATCTGATATTAGCAGCATTAAAATGGAACTGCCactttatatgttttttattatatgatttCAGTGTAAGGCATATCTTAAACGTCACTCGTGAAATCGACAATTTTTTCCCGGGTATGTTCACTTATCTGAACGTGCGTGTATATGACGATGAGAAGACGGATCTGCTAAAGCACTGGGATAACACGTTCAAATACATTACGAAGGCGAAAATGGAGGGCTCTAAGGTGTTAGTGCACTGCAAGATGGGAGTGTCCCGATCTGCGTCCGTGGTGATAGCTTACGCGATGAAGGCTTACAACTGGGACTTCTCTCAAGCGTGGAAGCACGTCAAAGAGAAGCGCAACTGCATCAAGCCTAACAATAGCTTCCTCCTGCAGCTAGAAACGTATCAAGGTATCCTGGACGCGATGAAGAACAAGGAAAAGCTACAGAGATCCAAGTCCGACACGAATCTGAAATCTCCTACGTCCGCGAAAGATCaatcaaaaaaagaagagaaatctGATAATATAGAGAGTAATTTACGGGAGGCTTCAGGCTCGGAACTGAAGAAAAGTAGTCAGAGACCAAAGAGTTGGTCGCCGAATGTCAAGGCTGCTGAGAATATGTTACCTTCCGGTAAGCAGATCTTTAtctaataattcatttatggTGAGAGATAAACATTTCTGATTTCTTATGTCTTTTATCTTGCAGTACCTTTGTCGCAATCGTTGGAGAGTATCGACAAGGCAGGAAATACGGAAGTCACGCGGGAGGATCTTCTTCGCGGCTCGAATCAAAAATCAACGATGGAGCAGGAGGCTCGCAATGTTCTAATGCCCTGCGATAACGGGCAGTCCTACAGCGTGTCGCAGAACAAAATAGTGCACCTACCCGCCCCCAATCCCGACACATCTAGCGTAAAGAATAGGATTAGTAAATTGGAAACTCAGGGACAGAAGAGAAAGGGCTTGGTACTCAATCTAACCAATCAATTTGAGGCGGCCAGCAGTAAACCTTCGTCGCCAGGGTCCGATTCGGACGTGAAGGCTTTGTCTCAGAGCTCAATCGCGGAAGACAGCGTGAAACCGATGGAAAACGATCATTCACAGTGCGAGCAATCACAAGGAACGCGAGAAATCGCGGCTTCCATCGCGAGCGCGCCTTCCGAGAAGGAAGTTTGGGACCCAGGTGAGGAAtcgaaggaaagagaaaaggagacgAGGAGCCTGGAGTCCACCGAGATCGACGATAATAGTGAATGTCTAGTCTGGACTGCGTCCGCGGACGCAACGTGTGCTGATACGTGTAATGACAATAAAACTGACACAGGCGTGAGTGTGGAGAGTGAGTGTATCGCGAGTGTAACGACGGATACGACGACCACGacttcgtcgacgacgacaactGTGACGACAGCAGCGACCGCGACCGCGACCGCGACCGCGTTGTCGGCGACATCGGCGTGTCCCGACGTCCTGGGGAAGAAAGCGAAGAAAGACGGCGATCCGTTCAGTGCCCAGCTGGACCGAGTGTTCGATCGCGAGGAAAGACAGGGCGAGCCTGTTACGCGGGAGTCGCCGAGTCGACAAAGTTCCTGGAGCAGTTACGACAGTGCGGTGGTCCTCGACAACAATTCGGTGCACAGTTCGTGGGCCACCTTACCGTCTCGGAACAGTTCCTGGGGCTCGTACGACATGCGGCCGTCCGATCTACTGGGCTCCAGCGGCCTGTTCCCGTACGACAAAGAGGAGATACCGTGGCACCCGGGCACAGTGAAGCGCACTAAACAGAAGCTGGAAGAAGGTACGACCGTGGGCGGAGTGAAACGCGTATGCACGCAAAACTCAACGACCGCAGAGGACAAGAGTGACAGACTGGTCGCCGAGGCGGATCCGACTGCCGTTGAGACGTACAATCCGGTGCTGCTGCACCACATGCCCTCGCCGACGCCACGGAGGAGGGATTCGTCACCTACTCAGGAACATAATCTTAAAGTGGAGGCGAGTAGAGACTCGCCGAGTCCGGTAGGCAGCATCGACATCTCTCTCACGTCTATGCGGCAGATCGGAAGACTGTCCACCAGCGCACCTGCACCGTCCTCTCTGTCCTCCGAGTCTGATCTGCCGTTATCTCTGCGGTCCTGTAGATCGGAAAGCGAGACATCCAGTCCGTGCGTCGTTAATACTCCACAGTGCCCCTCCGTGAAACATCACAAGATGGTCCTGGAAAATCTTTGTAATAAGTCCGTGTTCAATAAGCGCTGCCTCTCCGTGGACGACTCGCCGGAAACGGAATGTCCGCGGAGCACGTCCGGCATAGTCAAGAACCTAAAAAAGGAGTTCGAGGCGAAGTCGACCAAGCTGGAGAAGAGTCCGGAGAACGTGTGCGAGGGCGAGAGTGCATCGCTGACGTCGCGACCCAAGAGGGACGTGAAGATTAGGAGTCTGCCGTCATCGCCGGTAATCCCGCACAACGAGTCCAAAATTCAGCCGTCGTCCAGCGTTGGCGAAACCAAAGACAAGCAAGGCGGGAGATACGAAGCAACGCCGCCACCGTCGTCGCAGGAAAATGCGGAGGATCTTTCCGTTAGAGTGTTAGTAGGCAAGTACGAAGTCGCCAAGCCGGAATCTAGAAAGAGCTCGGACGTACAATTGCGCACGCACAAGGACAAGGATTGGGACGCTATGGAAGTGCATCCGCCGGCAAAGTCGAAAATTGCGCCCGAGTTCTCGAGGAGGTCCGCGCCAATCATGATCAATCACTCTTCGTCCTTGTTCAATGAGACGCCGGAGGCACCCGGCAGACCGCCAGCGGTGCCCTCGCCCAGCGTGGTAGTGGCTAGCGTGGTGGCGAAGGCAGCTAGTAAGAAGCAACAGCAGCATGGCAGAACTCATCCTCTTGCTAGGCTGCAGGTCAGGCCTAGGCACAGCAGTCCGGTTTACAACACCATGTGAAGAGAAAACAACGCTCTTTCGTGCACGTTGGATTCTTCAGGCGCAACGCGAGCGCATCGTACCTAATCTGGACTGGCGAGTAGCCACCACGTGGGTACGTCATCGTGACGATAAAATCGTGTGATCTCTTTTTATGTTGGCGATGAAGATTGGATTTTTGGAGCCGAGATGGTCGCGCGCCTGTTGTTCCAGGAGTAGATCTTTTccttcgtcgtcttcttcttattttttattttgttttttttttaatcatcgcTGTAATTATTCGCAATCGTCGTCTCTATTCGCTGAGAAGAACGATCTTGTCATTTcagtaatgtaacatataatttataagagCAACAATTTCGCGTAAGTGTTCAGATCTTTTGCTAGAAAATAGCGACACAGGCGTTTATGTTCCTTCTCGTCAACGTGTATCTTGGCTTGGCGTTagttcaattattttaagCTGGAAATGCAACAATTATGAGGCTGCGCGTCGAGAAGGAGGTCAACGTAAGTTAGGGAAGTTTATTTCTATATCACTTCATCGTAAGTTAGTGGGCTCGGAATCAAACGTGCGTTAAGTGTGCAAAGCGTATTGCATGAAATGATATGACGCGAAAGGCGGCGCAGATTTCGGTTTTcgcgaggagaaaaagaacgagCCGAGTGCTCAGTCAGGCTGTGAATGTAAGGTCTGAGCCTCGGACGCACGCTGACCTTTCTTCTGCTTCGCTTTCttaatcttttctctttcctttttttcgtcGAATTCGAAGTTACTGAAACGATAAATCTCCGATCTGCGAAGCGACTTTGTCGATTTTGTCGTAACGTGTACGGAACAAAAGTTACATACGACGAGACCTCGAGATAATGTAATGTTATAAGCCACATTAGTAGTAATTTATAGGTGATAATGTGATTAGAGTGATGCACAGTATGCGAGGACACGATGTAGCGAAGTGTGTTTTTTGTTGAGCGACTGTTTTCGGAAGCACGAGTTTGACCGAAAAGGGGGTACCGAAATTCACGAGTTTCTTGATCGTTTCCGAGACCCCGATAAAAGTGATTCCTCATGATCTTTCGTCAACGGCCATATTTTGCATGAACGTGGAAGTATGCAAAATTAGTCAATCGAAGCTAGCGTAACGTAATAAACCGAATAGATTTCTCTTAAATtgtaagataataattttagtattACGTATTACCCTGTCCAGAAATGTGTGATATATGTTGCAATTtcgattgtaataaaaaaattagatcTTCAAACTAGATTTCCATCTAGCTTGATCTGTCGTCTCACATTTAGGCTACAAACGTGTACCTACGGATTGGATCTGTGCCGTTTGTGATCCAAGAGAGTCTTAGGCTGAAACGACTCGCGAATTAGGTACCTCTCTCGttcattaattgttattaaccCGCTCTTTGTACTCCTACTATTATAGATTATCTCTTTATCTCGATTAATTCAGATCGGTTGATCGTCTAACGCTTTTCAACGGCTGACGATGCAGCGACGATAGTGCATCAGGAAGTTCTGCTGTATTAACTCATGTAGAAgaagttaaaaaaaagtacaatgaAGTGACAAAGAAAAATGATACGTTGATCTTTACGGGTGCATGCATGTACTGTACTTTTCCATCGACCGACCTGGAGCGTTGTGTCTAAGCGTgactatttttttaaacacatATCATCGATAATCATCGATAATCATCGATAATCACcgttaattttgtaaatcgCCACCACGTTTCCCACAGCGTCGCGGAATTTAGTTAGAAAACATAAAacgaaaacgaaggaaaaccCGATTCACTGCGCATTGATGACCAATTTTATACTCTGACGAGTGCGATCGCTGGTAAAAGGCGCTTCGCGAGCGCGTCGCGCGATTAtcgtgtataaatatattttattacaaacacGTTTCTCAACCAAATTAAGCTCGTTGATCGTTTAGATTGTAGATACGGGCGAATGATGTGCTGAAACATTGTAGTTTTCCGAATAGTCTGTTGGAGAGATCGCACCTAGAGATTAACTATTACCTATTTACACAGTTAAGTACAATCGGATGCGATTAAGGAGGAGGCTCTATTCTCTCTCGATATTTCGCTGTCGGAGACGACGCATCCTCGTTCGAACGCGACTAGTTATTCGCGCGAGAACGTAATTTTCAGTGTTTAGAATGTTTAGCAAAACCGGCAAGCTTAGAATCTATTTGAATTGTTCGTAATTGAGTGGCTAAACGTGAGATTTTTATGAGAATCTAGACGAATGTTCGACAACGTTAATTGCCGCAATTGTGTCATGAAACAGGACGTGTCGTCTTCGGTGCGATTATCAAACCGATGCGCTTTCTGCTCTCTCGGCGTGTTTGTGCGCGAGCGATCTTTTTCTATACCGCGTCGCTTGTCAACCGATGGATTTGCTCGTGTCAAGTAAGTTTGTATTGTCATAAATCGATGTGCTCAGTTTTAGTGATTGTCCCCTGATCCCTCAACTCCGATCCTTTGACCGTCCCGTTCAACCCCCCCTCTTCCCTCCCCCTGTCTCTTAAGTCTTGCTTAAGTGTGTGCGTTCGCTCGAGAACTTGCTGTCATATGAGAAATGATGATAAAACCATACGTTGTtctgtataaattttgtactatagtttgtattaaataaaatacattgtttATTGCTTGAGAATATCACAAGCGTCGCTTTATTTGAAAAACCTCTAGGAAGAaagttttcttaaaaaattcatttagcAAAATAGCTTTGTCGCTACGACTATCGACATGAAAAGACTCCGTCATAAAAGTCATAGTCGAGAATCTTATATCGACTAACTAAATATTCACGAATATGTCACGTTACTGAAACACCGTCATAAATGAACTTGTCtgcttataaataataatttaaataatctatttTCAAGTTTAGAGATATGTACTAAATGCACGTGAGTtgcaaaattatgtatatttgtctATCAAAGATGCATAGATATATCTGTATACATCACAGGTCTGTTAACTGGGTTGAGCGTCTACctcaaaaattgttgttccAGCGCAAAAAGCGAGCTTCGGAAGTTTCACGTATTTTGATTGAAATGGACCGATGTCCAAGCAATACACACCGCTCCTGAGATATTTAATCATCGCTACAGTCTGTCGAAgcaaataaaatcattattaaaaattattatcttgaaATAAGAACTTGAATTTCTAATAAAGTTTGACACGACACCATAATAGTGATCGTTCTCGTTTCAAAAGTTGCTCTACATCTCGTACCACGTACCAATAATACTTGCCAATTGCTCATCATCGAtgtcgtaataaaatatataacaaatatacaaGTGATACACTGTGTACACTGTACAGCATAAAATGCTGTTCAACTTACAGCATGAGATCGCAAATCGACAATTCTGAAGAGATCAATGTCGCAGCCACCGCATGCGACAAACATATTTGTCACATATTTTCCGGTATATAATAAAGAGGAATAACTATCGGGTTCCAGGTTGGCGATCAGTCTGCCGCTATCGTAATCCCACAATTGTAGCGGATCTTTGTTCTGCCAAGCACAGGTAAGAATCTGTCACCAGAAGAGATTTGAAATTACACGaacattacaaaaataatacttattataaCAAATCGCACGATTATTTGGATAATGCAGTTATCAGTAATGTTATCGACACGTGCATAAATTTGTTagttaattttcaaatttgttaatataatatatcgggcataaatattgattttttagtTCTTCCTTTGATTTCCCGATTTACTATAGATACAAAGTAGTGACATggtgaatatataaaattgacaGGTTTGAGATTACCTCTTTCCCATTTCTACTGATATCTAGGCCATCCCCGCACATATGTACACCTGATATAAATCGGAAGGAATGAGCTTGTCTGGTATCCCAAAATTGGACAGTATCGTCCCAGCCTCCGCTTATTAGCTCGTGCGCGGATTTGGGGTTGAAGCAGGCGCTGAAGACTCTGGATTTATGACCATCCATGACACCTGGCATATCACTATATTTGGAGAGATTAGTTATTATGTATGAAATGTTTTATGAGAACAATTCTGAATTCGATTATTTACTCATAAAGCGATATTcgtttagaaaaagaaattctctCTCAGAATATATTTCCATCAACATAATACCTTCCGCGGAATATTCTCTCTCGTGTCTTTGTTTCTTCATCGTATAAGTATAAATTTGCATCGTCCCCGACAGTGACAAATTTCGGTAATTGAGGATGATAAGCTAAACCGAGCGTTTGTCGCTTCTCTCGTATAAAGGCACTGCGCCGTTGGATAATGCCAGCATTTAACACAGCCATTGGCATCTACGTAAATTGTTAACGTAagactttttatttaatttcattcccaattaagttaatttaataaatccttCAATTCTGAAGTTATAGTAACATAATTCTTCTTATCTcatagttattatattaaattaacagtTCGTTTAAACTTATAGCTGAATAAATATCGACATCGAAATAAGACAAAGATTAAAGTAATGCAACGTTTGAAGATAATGCTTACTTGTTcgtaataaattcataaaatttgtcctatttatttacaaaaatgtctCGTACTCAATCTCATATAAATCGCATTGAGATTTGAATATAAATAGGAAATATCTATCGAGATTTGACAAGAGATAACCGAACTTTAGTCATCTCCGATATAAATAGctcatataataattgaaacggGAGCgcaaaatattgggttggccaaaaagtaattgcgtttttttccaatagatggatatacatgtcttcaaatgtaactaacttcattctaaaccgcaaattcattatgtaggttaacaactcacagttcaagcttgttttacaaaaagaaagtacacgatttcgttaacaattgtttctttgccgtccatttcaaaatggaaaatcaaaaagaacattttcgtcatattttgttttattacttccgaaaagggaaaaacgctgtgcaagctcataaaaagttatgtcatgtatatggcgaagatgctttaaagctgcggcagtgtcaaaattggtttactaaatttcgatctggagattttaatgtgaaagatgcaccacgctcaggaaggccaatcgaaattgatgacgacaaaataaaggcactgatcgattcgaatcggcgtttaacgacacgagagattgctgagaatcttaacatatcgaaatcgagtgttgaaaaccatttaaaacgacttggatacattagtaagctcgatatttcggtaccacatgagctcaaagaaattcatctcactaagcgtattgacatctgcgattctctttagaaacgtgaggaaaatgatcgatttttgaaacgtatgataacaggcgacgaaaaatggatcgtctacaacaacgtcaaacgaaaaagatggtggagcaagcgtgatgaacctgctgaaagcacttgaaaagcagatattcaccaaagaaagattatgctgtcagtctggtgggactttaaaagtattgtgtattttgagctgttTGCAAGAAATCAAatcattaattcagacgtatactgtcgtcaactggataaattaaatgatgccatcaaacagaaacgtcgagaattggtgaatcgcaaaggtgttgtgtttcaccatgataactctagaccacgtacaagtttggtcacttgtgaaaaattgttgcagcttggatgggatgtgttaccacatccaccatattcgccagacctggcaccatcagattaccattcgtttcgttctttgcaaaacgccttgaatggtaaaacctttactgctgatgaggatatgaaatcgttgttggaattgttttttgctgaaaaagataagaacttttttgagcgcggaatcatgaagttgcctgaaaaatggcaaaagataatcaaacaaaatggacaatatattgcttaataaagtttttgtttcccatgaaaaattcgccttttatttatataaaaaaaacgcaattactttttggccaacccaataatataAAGATGTAAAGTACTAACAAGTTGCTATTACGGTACGCGTGATCGGGTGTGATCTGCGCACCGGCCGATGTTTCACAGCAGTCGTTGGAGCCGGATTCTGCATCATCTCTGCATCGCAAAGGGTCAGGGTGTTCTCCCCTGTATTCACTTTGTAAAACCGTAACGTGCCATCCGACAGTCCTGCCGCCAAAAGGTCGTAAGTTTCCGTGTAACACAGGCAGAGCACGTCATGATCAGCTTCCCTGCAAACTGTTCACTTTGCTTACTTATCAAGCTGACTTATTTCGAAAGGCTACAGCTATGGAAAGCTACAAGTAAATCCCTTTAAGATTAAAGAAGTAAAATTacgtcatttatttattcgcatCATTGCCGCTTAATTTGCGAAAGACTCCTCTactctttaattatttatgagtcattaattatttaatattctcaCTCGGagcatttttgtttttttccttCAGGAAGAGCTAAATTTAGCGAGAAACTCATGAATTTTGTACATACATTTGATTGATAATGATGATATCGCCACTCAATTGATAACGGTGCTCAATATCCGAGCGTGTACCGGACGCGGCAGCAGAAACTCCTCTTTCTATTGACCCCGCTGAGGGAGAATATTCCTTAATGACGGATATCATTGAGGGTGTAGTCACCACATCGAAATCACTTGTAATGATATCGTTCAGTTGAGCGGATGAATCAGCCGTTACGGACAATAATTGCTCGCTCTTGTCTTCATCCATCTAGGAAAATaagatatcattaattatatttgcaaaaggataattaaaatgtaaaaacccAAAATCATAAACAGGCATTACAAAGTTGAATAAAACAGAAACTGTTCTcacaaaaattttcattttgcttAAGGTAAATTTGAGAAAGCTTTACATTGACTTTAACAGAATAAATCaaagatgaaatataaaatagaggAAAATTTAGGTTTCTCTATTAACCTTTTTGAATCCTTTTGATAGTCTTTACCAAATATATGAACACTTTCTAAAAGTCTATGccagaaaaaattttataatgcgtCATATATCTTGCTGTTTGTCATTAAAACTTCGCTAAGCATTATTGAGAAAAACTATTTTGACTTTCCAAACAACTGGAATTTAAAATATAGCTTTAATATGTCAAAACTTCAAAGTGACAATCGCATCCAGTGGCTGCTTCTTTTtatcgagtttaaaatttttttcttctcagaggagttctgagctgatgatatcattattttgtatattgcctaaggttctctgctattgaaaataccgtaaactcagaaatgaaaaagttctcgagttaaaa
This genomic interval carries:
- the LOC105286456 gene encoding protein phosphatase Slingshot homolog 2 isoform X1 — its product is MALVTVQRSPSVSSSPQSSDSGAGAPADDEDTTRSCKSLSECYFAGKGAALVLPPNERARPSRRVSAAGCDIQQHLQSMFYLLRPEETLKMAVKLESVHPGRTRYLVVVSCTGRQDAEESCLLGIDCHARATVGLVLRVLADTAITLDGDGGFKVSVCGRQHIFKPVSVQAMWSALQTLHKVSGKAREQNYFLGGLSHDWVSYYEQRIESDRSCLNEWHAMDNLESKRPPSPDSIRTKPREREETERVIRSTLKEIMMSVDLDEVTSKYIRGRLEEDLDMDLGEFKPFIDQEMLTILGQMDAPTEIFDHVYLGSEWNASNLEELQKNGVRHILNVTREIDNFFPGMFTYLNVRVYDDEKTDLLKHWDNTFKYITKAKMEGSKVLVHCKMGVSRSASVVIAYAMKAYNWDFSQAWKHVKEKRNCIKPNNSFLLQLETYQGILDAMKNKEKLQRSKSDTNLKSPTSAKDQSKKEEKSDNIESNLREASGSELKKSSQRPKSWSPNVKAAENMLPSVPLSQSLESIDKAGNTEVTREDLLRGSNQKSTMEQEARNVLMPCDNGQSYSVSQNKIVHLPAPNPDTSSVKNRISKLETQGQKRKGLVLNLTNQFEAASSKPSSPGSDSDVKALSQSSIAEDSVKPMENDHSQCEQSQGTREIAASIASAPSEKEVWDPGEESKEREKETRSLESTEIDDNSECLVWTASADATCADTCNDNKTDTGVSVESECIASVTTDTTTTTSSTTTTVTTAATATATATALSATSACPDVLGKKAKKDGDPFSAQLDRVFDREERQGEPVTRESPSRQSSWSSYDSAVVLDNNSVHSSWATLPSRNSSWGSYDMRPSDLLGSSGLFPYDKEEIPWHPGTVKRTKQKLEEGTTVGGVKRVCTQNSTTAEDKSDRLVAEADPTAVETYNPVLLHHMPSPTPRRRDSSPTQEHNLKVEASRDSPSPVGSIDISLTSMRQIGRLSTSAPAPSSLSSESDLPLSLRSCRSESETSSPCVVNTPQCPSVKHHKMVLENLCNKSVFNKRCLSVDDSPETECPRSTSGIVKNLKKEFEAKSTKLEKSPENVCEGESASLTSRPKRDVKIRSLPSSPVIPHNESKIQPSSSVGETKDKQGGRYEATPPPSSQENAEDLSVRVLVGKYEVAKPESRKSSDVQLRTHKDKDWDAMEVHPPAKSKIAPEFSRRSAPIMINHSSSLFNETPEAPGRPPAVPSPSVVVASVVAKAASKKQQQHGRTHPLARLQVRPRHSSPVYNTM
- the LOC105286455 gene encoding LOW QUALITY PROTEIN: uncharacterized protein LOC105286455 (The sequence of the model RefSeq protein was modified relative to this genomic sequence to represent the inferred CDS: inserted 2 bases in 1 codon), coding for MDEDKSEQLLSVTADSSAQLNDIITSDFDVVTTPSMISVIKEYSPSAGSIERGVSAAASGTRSDIEHRYQLSGDIIIINQMEADHDVLCLCYTETYDLLAAGLSDGTLRFYKVNTGENTLTLCDAEMMQNPAPTTAVKHRPVRRSHPITRTVIATYANGCVKCWHYPTAQCLYXREKRQTLGLAYHPQLPKFVTVGDDANLYLYDEETKTRERIFRGSDMPGVMDGHKSRVFSACFNPKSAHELISGGWDDTVQFWDTRQAHSFRFISGVHMCGDGLDISRNGKEILTCAWQNKDPLQLWDYDSGRLIANLEPDSYSSLLYTGKYVTNMFVACGGCDIDLFRIVDLRSHATVAMIKYLRSGVYCLDIGPFQSKYVKLPKLAFCAGTTIFEVDAQPS
- the LOC105286456 gene encoding protein phosphatase Slingshot homolog 2 isoform X2 is translated as MVFENIEMRNPAGFLLEDARHGYIQYISLSECYFAGKGAALVLPPNERARPSRRVSAAGCDIQQHLQSMFYLLRPEETLKMAVKLESVHPGRTRYLVVVSCTGRQDAEESCLLGIDCHARATVGLVLRVLADTAITLDGDGGFKVSVCGRQHIFKPVSVQAMWSALQTLHKVSGKAREQNYFLGGLSHDWVSYYEQRIESDRSCLNEWHAMDNLESKRPPSPDSIRTKPREREETERVIRSTLKEIMMSVDLDEVTSKYIRGRLEEDLDMDLGEFKPFIDQEMLTILGQMDAPTEIFDHVYLGSEWNASNLEELQKNGVRHILNVTREIDNFFPGMFTYLNVRVYDDEKTDLLKHWDNTFKYITKAKMEGSKVLVHCKMGVSRSASVVIAYAMKAYNWDFSQAWKHVKEKRNCIKPNNSFLLQLETYQGILDAMKNKEKLQRSKSDTNLKSPTSAKDQSKKEEKSDNIESNLREASGSELKKSSQRPKSWSPNVKAAENMLPSVPLSQSLESIDKAGNTEVTREDLLRGSNQKSTMEQEARNVLMPCDNGQSYSVSQNKIVHLPAPNPDTSSVKNRISKLETQGQKRKGLVLNLTNQFEAASSKPSSPGSDSDVKALSQSSIAEDSVKPMENDHSQCEQSQGTREIAASIASAPSEKEVWDPGEESKEREKETRSLESTEIDDNSECLVWTASADATCADTCNDNKTDTGVSVESECIASVTTDTTTTTSSTTTTVTTAATATATATALSATSACPDVLGKKAKKDGDPFSAQLDRVFDREERQGEPVTRESPSRQSSWSSYDSAVVLDNNSVHSSWATLPSRNSSWGSYDMRPSDLLGSSGLFPYDKEEIPWHPGTVKRTKQKLEEGTTVGGVKRVCTQNSTTAEDKSDRLVAEADPTAVETYNPVLLHHMPSPTPRRRDSSPTQEHNLKVEASRDSPSPVGSIDISLTSMRQIGRLSTSAPAPSSLSSESDLPLSLRSCRSESETSSPCVVNTPQCPSVKHHKMVLENLCNKSVFNKRCLSVDDSPETECPRSTSGIVKNLKKEFEAKSTKLEKSPENVCEGESASLTSRPKRDVKIRSLPSSPVIPHNESKIQPSSSVGETKDKQGGRYEATPPPSSQENAEDLSVRVLVGKYEVAKPESRKSSDVQLRTHKDKDWDAMEVHPPAKSKIAPEFSRRSAPIMINHSSSLFNETPEAPGRPPAVPSPSVVVASVVAKAASKKQQQHGRTHPLARLQVRPRHSSPVYNTM